Below is a genomic region from Aurantimonas sp. HBX-1.
ACTTCATCGCCGGCACGCCGCGCACGAACACCCACGGGCGGGCGAAGAAGCGGTGGTCGGCCGGCGGCGGCGCCTCGATGGCCGGCCCTTCGGCGTTCTCGTTCGTGACGCTCATCGGGCGGTCTCCAGTGCTTCGACATCGCCGCCCCGGATCAGGTCGAGGTTGCGGGTGATCTTCTCGGCGGACCAGTTCCACCAGGCGACGGCCCTCAGACGCTCGACCGTCTCCTGGTCGAAGCGCCTTCGCACTTCGCGCGCGGGATTGCCGGCAACGACAGTATACGACTCGACGTCACGCGATACGACAGCAAGGCTTCCCACGATGGCGCCGTCGCCGATCGACACGCCCGGCAGGACGGTCGCCCACTCGCCGATCCACACGTCGTTGCCGACCACCATATCGCCCCGCACCCCGGCGACGATCGTGGCGACGTCGAAGCCACGTTCCCAACCGTTGCCGAAGATGTTGAACGGATAAGTGGAGAGCCCGGTCATCGCATGGTTGGCGCCGTTCATCACGAACCGCACGCCCGACCCGATCGCGCAGAACCGCCCGATCACCAGACGATCACCGAGGTCCGGATAGAGGTGACCGACGCAGGCCTCGACGAACCGTTCCGGGCCGGCAGGGTCGTCGTAATAGCTGTAGTCGCCGATCTCGATCTGGGGATGGTCGACGAGCGGCTTGAGGAAGCCCACCCGCGCCTGCCCGGCCATCGGATAGGGATCATTCGGATCAGGACCGTGCATCGAGGATCACTCCCCTCGGTGGCCGGCGGACCGCGCCCGCCGCCCGGGCGCGGTGATCAGCTCTCCGGCGCCTTCTTCCGGAACATGCCCCTGATATTGTCCCACAGCTCGATCTTCGTACCGTTGCGCTTCATGATCACGCTCTGCTGCAGGATCGACAGGAAGTTGTTCCAGGTCCAGTAGATCACCAGGCCGGCCGGGAACGACGCCAGCATGAAGGTGAAGATCACCGGCATCCAGGTGAAGATCATCTGCTGCGTCGGGTCCGGCGGCGTCGGGTTGAGGCGCATCTGCACGAACATCGTGATGCCCATCAGGATCGGCCAGACGCCGACCATCAGGAAGGTCGGAACGTCGATCGGGATCAGCCCGAACAGGTTGAACAGGCTGGTCGGGTCAGGCGCGGCCAGATCCTGGATCCAGCCGAAGAACGGCGCGTGACGCATCTCGATCGT
It encodes:
- a CDS encoding CatB-related O-acetyltransferase yields the protein MHGPDPNDPYPMAGQARVGFLKPLVDHPQIEIGDYSYYDDPAGPERFVEACVGHLYPDLGDRLVIGRFCAIGSGVRFVMNGANHAMTGLSTYPFNIFGNGWERGFDVATIVAGVRGDMVVGNDVWIGEWATVLPGVSIGDGAIVGSLAVVSRDVESYTVVAGNPAREVRRRFDQETVERLRAVAWWNWSAEKITRNLDLIRGGDVEALETAR